From Streptomyces sp. HUAS MG91, the proteins below share one genomic window:
- a CDS encoding 3-oxoacyl-ACP reductase family protein, producing MNGKVALVTGGSRGIGAATALRLAADGFDVAVTYVQGKEAAEEVVRRIEGLGRRGLALRSDSADAGEAAEAVGQTVGRLGRVDVLVNNVGLGVLGPLEGLSLADVDKVLAVNVRGVFLAAQAAARLMGEGGRIVTIGTCMTQRVPGPGGTLYTMSKSALIGLTKALARELGGRGITANIVHPGPIDTDMNPADGPYADGQAGMTALGRFGTADEVASAVAYLAGPAAVYVTGAELAVDGGHAA from the coding sequence ATGAACGGCAAGGTGGCTCTGGTGACCGGCGGCTCGCGCGGGATCGGCGCGGCGACGGCGCTGCGGCTCGCGGCGGACGGATTCGACGTGGCCGTCACCTACGTCCAGGGCAAGGAGGCCGCCGAGGAGGTGGTGCGGCGGATCGAGGGTCTCGGCCGGCGCGGGCTCGCGCTGCGGTCGGACTCCGCGGACGCCGGTGAGGCGGCGGAGGCGGTCGGGCAGACGGTCGGGCGGCTGGGCCGTGTCGACGTGCTCGTCAACAATGTCGGCCTGGGAGTGCTCGGCCCGCTGGAGGGCCTGTCGCTCGCCGATGTCGACAAGGTGCTCGCGGTGAACGTGCGCGGGGTCTTCCTCGCCGCGCAGGCCGCGGCGCGGCTCATGGGCGAGGGCGGCCGGATCGTCACGATCGGCACGTGCATGACGCAGCGGGTGCCGGGGCCCGGCGGCACGCTCTACACGATGAGCAAGTCGGCGCTGATCGGCCTGACGAAGGCGCTGGCCCGGGAGCTCGGCGGGCGCGGCATCACCGCGAACATCGTGCACCCGGGCCCGATCGACACCGACATGAACCCGGCGGACGGGCCGTACGCGGACGGGCAGGCCGGGATGACGGCGCTCGGCCGGTTCGGCACGGCGGACGAAGTGGCTTCCGCCGTCGCCTACTTGGCGGGCCCGGCGGCGGTGTACGTCACGGGCGCGGAGCTGGCGGTGGACGGCGGGCACGCCGCCTGA
- a CDS encoding DMT family transporter, which yields MSSLALPAPRPRAWLTDVPVLAVAVVWGASYLAAKGVTTPSTVLAVLVLRFGIVLPVLAGTGLRALRALNAAQWRGAGLLGLILSGIFLLETYGVVHTSATNAGLIISLTMIFTPLAESALTRTRPSRTFLAAAGLSVLGVVLLTQGGGFTTPSAGDLLMLLAALARTVHVLAMARMRGVRGAEALPLTTVQLGTAVVVFALLCAAPGTGAAPWDAAAAFRPADWAGLLFLSVCCTLFAFFVQMWAVRRTSPSRVSLLLGTEPLWAAAVGITLGGEKLGVPGVVGAVLVLAGTAWGRRSAR from the coding sequence TTGAGCAGCCTCGCCCTGCCCGCGCCCCGCCCCCGCGCCTGGCTCACCGACGTCCCCGTGCTCGCCGTCGCCGTCGTCTGGGGCGCCAGCTATCTCGCCGCCAAGGGCGTCACCACCCCGTCGACCGTGCTCGCCGTCCTCGTCCTGCGCTTCGGCATCGTGCTGCCCGTCCTCGCGGGCACGGGCCTGCGGGCGCTGCGTGCTCTGAACGCCGCCCAATGGCGCGGCGCCGGGCTGCTCGGCCTGATCCTCAGCGGGATCTTCCTCCTGGAGACCTACGGTGTCGTGCACACCTCGGCGACCAACGCGGGCCTCATCATCAGCCTCACCATGATCTTCACGCCGCTCGCCGAGTCCGCGCTCACCAGGACCCGGCCGTCCCGCACCTTCCTGGCGGCGGCCGGCCTCTCCGTCCTCGGCGTCGTGCTGCTCACCCAGGGGGGCGGTTTCACGACACCTTCGGCCGGCGATCTGCTGATGCTCCTGGCGGCCCTCGCCCGTACCGTGCACGTCCTCGCCATGGCCCGCATGCGCGGAGTGCGGGGCGCCGAGGCGCTGCCGCTGACGACGGTCCAACTCGGCACCGCCGTCGTCGTGTTCGCCCTGCTCTGCGCGGCCCCGGGCACCGGCGCCGCCCCCTGGGACGCGGCCGCCGCCTTCCGGCCCGCCGACTGGGCCGGACTGCTGTTCCTGTCCGTCTGCTGCACGCTGTTCGCGTTCTTCGTGCAGATGTGGGCCGTGCGCCGCACCTCGCCCTCCCGCGTGAGCCTGCTGCTCGGCACCGAACCCCTCTGGGCGGCCGCCGTCGGGATCACCCTGGGCGGCGAGAAGTTGGGCGTTCCGGGCGTCGTAGGAGCGGTCCTCGTCCTGGCCGGAACCGCATGGGGCCGCCGCTCCGCACGTTAA
- a CDS encoding ribonuclease has translation MKTPRFLSAAAVAAALLIGGPAAVAAQAAPTAASAPAQLSPLSAAAVGDICYSALPSQAHDTLDLIEAGGPFPYSQDGTVFQNREGVLPSQSTGYYHEYTVITPGSSDRGARRIVTGEATQEDYYTADHYASFDLVDHSC, from the coding sequence ATGAAGACCCCACGCTTCCTCAGTGCCGCGGCCGTTGCCGCCGCCCTCCTCATCGGTGGCCCCGCCGCCGTCGCCGCCCAGGCCGCCCCCACCGCCGCCTCGGCCCCCGCCCAGCTGTCCCCGCTCTCCGCCGCCGCGGTCGGGGACATCTGCTACTCCGCCCTGCCCTCCCAGGCGCACGACACCCTGGACCTGATCGAGGCGGGCGGCCCGTTCCCGTACTCGCAGGACGGGACCGTGTTCCAGAACCGCGAGGGCGTCCTGCCCTCGCAGTCCACCGGCTACTACCACGAGTACACGGTCATCACCCCGGGCTCGTCCGACCGCGGCGCGCGCCGCATCGTCACCGGTGAGGCCACCCAGGAGGACTACTACACGGCCGACCACTACGCGTCGTTCGACCTGGTCGACCACTCCTGCTGA
- a CDS encoding histidine kinase, whose protein sequence is MQDQQTPAIAGPAGEPSPRWRRWLPSVVADELDLGPDGRPGRRRRTVRDWIVDFACFLAAVFIGLLAAEQVWDDPHTPQALAWIDQVLGALACAAVWLRRRWPLGLALAMLPVGFLSNTAGGASMVALFTLAVHRPFRYIAWVGGANLVLVPFFFWLRPEPDTSWGAAVTFTVIITIAVVGWGMFVRSRRQLLMSLRDRALRAENEAALRAENAQRLAREAIAREMHDVLAHRLTLLSVHAGALEFRPDAPRQEVARAAGVIRESAHEALQDLREIIGVLRAADHGEESGRPQPTLVALDTLVAESREAGMDVTLDNRVPDPKDVPASTGRTAYRIAQEGLTNARKHAPGAGVAVTVTGAAGDGLTITVRNPAPPGAVPHVPGSGQGLIGLTERATLAGGRLDHGPAADGGFLLRAWLPWSG, encoded by the coding sequence ATGCAGGACCAGCAGACACCGGCGATCGCGGGACCGGCCGGTGAGCCGTCACCGCGGTGGCGGCGCTGGCTGCCCTCGGTCGTCGCCGACGAGCTCGACCTCGGCCCCGACGGCCGCCCCGGCCGCAGACGGCGTACCGTCCGCGACTGGATCGTCGACTTCGCCTGCTTCCTCGCCGCCGTCTTCATCGGCCTGCTCGCGGCCGAGCAGGTCTGGGACGACCCGCACACACCGCAGGCCCTCGCCTGGATCGACCAGGTGCTCGGCGCGCTCGCCTGCGCCGCCGTCTGGCTGCGCAGACGCTGGCCGCTCGGCCTCGCCCTCGCGATGCTCCCGGTCGGCTTCCTGTCCAACACCGCGGGCGGCGCCTCCATGGTCGCGCTGTTCACGCTCGCCGTGCACCGCCCGTTCCGCTACATCGCCTGGGTCGGCGGCGCCAACCTGGTGCTCGTCCCGTTCTTCTTCTGGCTGCGGCCCGAGCCCGACACCTCGTGGGGCGCGGCCGTCACCTTCACGGTGATCATCACGATCGCCGTGGTCGGCTGGGGCATGTTCGTCCGCTCCCGGCGTCAGCTGCTGATGTCGCTGCGGGACCGGGCCCTGCGCGCCGAGAACGAGGCGGCCCTGCGCGCCGAGAACGCCCAGCGGCTGGCCCGTGAGGCCATCGCCCGCGAGATGCACGACGTGCTCGCCCACCGGCTCACCCTGCTGAGCGTGCACGCGGGCGCCCTGGAGTTCCGGCCCGACGCGCCCCGGCAGGAGGTCGCCCGGGCCGCCGGCGTCATCCGGGAGAGCGCCCACGAGGCCCTCCAGGACCTCCGCGAGATCATCGGCGTGCTGCGCGCCGCCGACCACGGGGAGGAGTCCGGCCGCCCGCAGCCCACCCTCGTCGCCCTCGACACCCTGGTCGCCGAGTCCCGCGAGGCCGGCATGGACGTGACGCTCGACAACCGCGTCCCCGACCCCAAGGACGTACCCGCCTCCACCGGCCGCACCGCCTACCGCATCGCCCAGGAGGGCCTGACCAACGCCCGCAAGCACGCCCCCGGAGCCGGCGTCGCCGTCACGGTCACCGGCGCCGCGGGCGACGGCCTCACCATCACCGTCCGCAATCCGGCGCCGCCGGGCGCCGTCCCGCACGTACCCGGCTCGGGACAGGGCCTGATCGGACTGACCGAGCGGGCGACCCTCGCCGGCGGCCGGCTCGACCACGGGCCGGCCGCCGACGGCGGATTCCTGCTGCGGGCCTGGCTGCCGTGGAGCGGCTGA
- a CDS encoding response regulator transcription factor: MNAIRLLLVDDDPLVRSGLRFMLGGADDVEIVGEAADGEEALTRAAALRPDVVLMDIRMPVLDGLAATERLRARQDAPEVVVLTTFHADEQVLRALRAGAAGFVLKDASPADILGAVRSVAGGDPVLSPAVTRQLMTHAAASEREARTAGARARIGELAEREREVAIEVGRGKSNAQIAAALYMSVATVKTHVSRVMTKLDLNNRVQIALLVHDAGLLDEA; the protein is encoded by the coding sequence ATGAACGCGATCCGGTTGCTGCTCGTCGACGACGACCCCCTGGTCCGCTCGGGCCTGAGGTTCATGCTGGGCGGCGCCGACGACGTCGAGATCGTCGGAGAGGCGGCCGACGGCGAGGAGGCGCTGACACGCGCCGCCGCGCTCCGGCCCGACGTCGTCCTCATGGACATCCGGATGCCGGTCCTCGACGGCCTCGCCGCCACCGAGCGGCTGCGGGCCCGCCAGGACGCTCCCGAGGTCGTCGTCCTCACCACCTTCCACGCCGACGAGCAGGTGCTGCGCGCGCTGCGCGCGGGCGCCGCCGGTTTCGTGCTCAAGGACGCCTCGCCCGCCGACATCCTCGGCGCCGTGCGCAGCGTCGCGGGCGGCGACCCGGTCCTGTCGCCCGCGGTGACCCGCCAGCTGATGACGCACGCCGCCGCCTCCGAGCGCGAGGCGCGCACGGCCGGGGCCCGGGCCCGCATCGGTGAACTCGCCGAGCGGGAGCGGGAGGTGGCGATCGAGGTGGGCCGCGGCAAGTCCAACGCGCAGATCGCCGCGGCCCTGTACATGAGCGTCGCCACCGTCAAGACCCACGTCTCACGCGTCATGACCAAGCTCGACCTCAACAACCGTGTGCAGATCGCGCTGCTCGTCCACGACGCGGGGCTCCTGGACGAAGCCTGA
- a CDS encoding ROK family transcriptional regulator → MAGPRRRTVRDLRRNNRATVLSKLYFEGPLSRQELGPLTGLSSGSISNVVSELVADGLVEEAGSVDSDGGRPRTLLRVAPGSGHLAGVDVGETRVRVELFDLSLKELARVEAPLPDGRYDAEGVVRLIADGLTRVIAEAAAAPASLIGIGIGVPGIVDASGPEGAVVHGQTIGWDAVPLESMLRAQDELLAALPLFVDNGAKTLGRAEMWFGAGRGARNAVIALIGSGVGACVIADGVPYQGSSSSAGEWGHTVLQVGGRECRCGARGCLEAYVGAEALLERWREAGGSWSAPDEEGALAELLDDPSAAGVLDETAEFLGAGIADLVNLFNPERIVVGGWAGLLLGPRLIEPVRRAAAAYALRHPLAQTTVELGRLGPDAVTVGAATLPLARFLETGGTRREPIVSGAS, encoded by the coding sequence ATGGCAGGACCACGTCGGCGTACGGTGCGCGATCTGCGCCGCAACAACCGGGCGACCGTGCTGAGCAAGCTCTACTTCGAGGGACCGCTCAGCAGACAGGAACTGGGCCCGCTGACGGGCCTCAGTTCGGGCTCCATCAGCAATGTCGTCTCCGAACTGGTCGCCGACGGCCTGGTCGAGGAGGCCGGTTCCGTGGACTCCGACGGCGGCCGCCCGCGCACCCTGCTGCGGGTCGCGCCCGGCAGCGGCCACCTCGCGGGCGTGGACGTCGGCGAGACCCGCGTACGCGTGGAGCTGTTCGACCTCTCCCTGAAGGAACTCGCGCGCGTGGAGGCGCCGCTGCCGGACGGACGCTACGACGCCGAGGGCGTGGTGCGGCTCATCGCGGACGGGCTGACCCGGGTCATCGCCGAGGCGGCGGCCGCCCCGGCCTCGCTCATCGGCATCGGGATCGGCGTGCCCGGCATCGTCGACGCCTCCGGCCCCGAGGGCGCCGTGGTGCACGGCCAGACCATCGGCTGGGACGCGGTCCCGCTGGAGTCCATGCTGCGCGCACAGGACGAACTCCTCGCCGCACTGCCCCTGTTCGTCGACAACGGCGCCAAGACGCTCGGCCGCGCCGAGATGTGGTTCGGCGCGGGCCGCGGCGCCCGCAACGCCGTGATCGCCCTCATCGGCTCCGGCGTCGGCGCCTGTGTCATCGCCGACGGCGTGCCCTACCAGGGCTCGTCGTCCAGCGCGGGGGAGTGGGGCCACACCGTGCTCCAGGTCGGCGGGCGGGAGTGCCGGTGCGGCGCGCGCGGCTGCCTGGAGGCGTACGTCGGCGCGGAGGCGCTGCTCGAACGGTGGCGGGAGGCCGGCGGCAGCTGGTCCGCCCCGGACGAGGAGGGCGCTCTCGCCGAACTCCTCGACGACCCCTCCGCCGCGGGCGTGCTGGACGAGACGGCCGAGTTCCTCGGCGCGGGCATCGCCGACCTCGTGAACCTCTTCAACCCCGAGCGGATCGTCGTCGGCGGCTGGGCGGGACTGCTGCTCGGCCCGCGCCTGATCGAACCCGTGCGCCGCGCCGCCGCCGCGTACGCCCTCCGGCACCCCCTCGCGCAGACCACCGTGGAGCTGGGCCGGCTCGGCCCGGACGCCGTCACCGTCGGCGCCGCGACCCTGCCGCTCGCCCGCTTCCTGGAGACGGGAGGCACCCGCCGGGAACCGATCGTGAGCGGCGCGAGTTGA
- a CDS encoding cytochrome P450 has protein sequence MTEIVDLTEYADHGRAGFYADPYPVYEKLRARGPVHHVRTPGPGPAEELWLIVGHEAARAAFTDPRLAKTPPWDMTDDLIGPHLLFADPPEHGRLRSLVTREFTPGRVAALAPRIQKITDELLDEMVPRGSADLIASLAFPLPFVVICELLGVPDIDRDRFRRMSTQVVAPTSDEEAYAAHVEIAGFLDELIEDKRCAAPADDLLSALIRTTAEDGDRLSPAELRGMAFLLLVAGHETTVNLIGNGVRALLDHPDQLAALRADMTLIDGAVEEMLRYDGPVETTTHRFAVEPIEIGGTVIPAGDPVLIAIGDADRDPDRFPDPDRFDIRRAPRGHLAFGHGIHFCLGAPLARLEGRIALRSLLDRCPDLALDGEPDGWLPGLLMRGVRTLRVRW, from the coding sequence ATGACTGAGATCGTCGATCTGACCGAGTACGCGGACCACGGCCGCGCGGGGTTCTACGCCGACCCGTACCCCGTGTACGAGAAGCTGCGGGCCCGCGGCCCGGTCCACCACGTGCGCACGCCCGGCCCGGGCCCGGCCGAGGAGCTGTGGCTGATCGTCGGGCACGAGGCGGCCCGCGCCGCCTTCACCGACCCGCGCCTGGCCAAGACGCCGCCGTGGGACATGACCGACGACCTCATCGGCCCGCACCTGCTGTTCGCCGACCCGCCGGAGCACGGCAGGCTGCGCTCGCTCGTCACCCGCGAGTTCACCCCCGGCCGGGTGGCGGCGCTCGCCCCGCGCATCCAGAAGATCACCGACGAGCTGCTCGATGAGATGGTGCCGCGCGGCTCCGCCGACCTGATCGCCTCCCTCGCCTTCCCGCTCCCCTTCGTCGTCATCTGCGAGCTGCTCGGCGTGCCCGACATCGACCGCGACCGGTTCCGCCGGATGTCGACGCAGGTGGTGGCCCCGACGTCCGACGAGGAGGCGTACGCCGCCCATGTCGAGATCGCCGGATTCCTGGACGAGCTGATCGAGGACAAGCGGTGCGCGGCCCCCGCCGACGATCTGCTGAGCGCGCTGATCCGGACGACGGCGGAGGACGGCGACCGGCTGTCCCCGGCCGAACTGCGCGGCATGGCCTTCCTGTTGCTCGTGGCCGGCCACGAGACGACCGTGAACCTGATCGGCAACGGCGTCCGCGCGCTCCTCGACCACCCGGACCAACTCGCCGCGCTGCGCGCCGACATGACCCTCATCGACGGCGCCGTGGAGGAGATGCTGCGCTACGACGGCCCGGTCGAGACGACCACCCACCGCTTCGCGGTCGAGCCGATCGAGATCGGCGGCACGGTGATCCCCGCGGGCGACCCCGTCCTGATCGCGATCGGCGACGCGGACCGCGACCCGGACCGCTTCCCCGACCCCGACCGCTTCGACATCCGCCGCGCGCCGCGCGGGCACCTCGCCTTCGGCCACGGCATCCACTTCTGCCTGGGCGCGCCCCTCGCCCGCCTGGAGGGCCGGATCGCGCTGCGCTCCCTCCTCGACCGCTGCCCGGACCTCGCCCTCGACGGCGAACCGGACGGCTGGCTGCCGGGACTGCTGATGCGCGGGGTTCGTACACTGCGGGTGCGCTGGTAG
- a CDS encoding Gfo/Idh/MocA family oxidoreductase, producing MRIGLIGTGRIGTFHAGVLERYREVGSLLVTDAAPERAVALADRIGATAAPSVDELFTWGVDALVVTAATAAHAELIGRAARAGLPVFCEKPIALDLPGTLAALAEVEAAGTVLQLGFQRRFDAGYAKARETVRAGALGRLHTVRAMTSDPAPPPAAYLPLSGGLYRDCLVHDFDALRWVTGREVVEVYAAGSDAGPAMFREAGDVDTAAVVLTLDDGTLATATATRCNGAGYDVRMELSGERDTVVVGLDDRTPVASTEPSGPPAANKPWPGFLERFAPAYEAELKAFVDVVRGARDNPCDGWEALAALRVAEACEVSRRERRVVRVAEIAGGR from the coding sequence ATGCGCATCGGACTCATCGGTACGGGCCGGATCGGCACTTTTCACGCGGGCGTCCTCGAGCGGTACCGGGAGGTGGGCTCGCTCCTCGTCACCGATGCGGCGCCGGAGCGGGCCGTCGCCCTCGCCGACCGGATCGGGGCGACCGCGGCGCCGAGCGTCGACGAGCTGTTCACCTGGGGTGTCGACGCGCTGGTCGTCACCGCGGCGACGGCGGCGCACGCGGAGCTGATCGGGCGAGCGGCGCGGGCCGGTCTGCCGGTCTTCTGCGAGAAGCCGATCGCGCTCGACCTGCCGGGGACGCTGGCCGCGCTCGCCGAGGTGGAGGCGGCCGGGACGGTGCTCCAGCTCGGCTTCCAGCGCCGCTTCGACGCCGGGTACGCGAAGGCCAGGGAGACCGTGCGCGCGGGCGCTCTCGGCCGGCTGCACACCGTACGGGCGATGACCTCCGACCCGGCGCCGCCGCCGGCCGCGTATCTGCCGCTGTCGGGCGGGCTCTACCGGGACTGCCTCGTGCACGACTTCGACGCGCTGCGCTGGGTGACCGGGCGGGAGGTCGTCGAGGTGTACGCGGCCGGGTCCGACGCGGGACCCGCCATGTTCCGGGAGGCCGGGGACGTGGACACCGCGGCGGTCGTCCTCACGCTGGACGACGGCACCCTGGCCACCGCCACGGCCACGCGGTGCAACGGCGCCGGGTACGACGTGCGGATGGAGCTGTCCGGGGAGCGGGACACGGTCGTGGTCGGGCTCGACGACCGCACGCCGGTCGCGTCGACCGAGCCGTCGGGGCCGCCGGCCGCGAACAAGCCCTGGCCGGGGTTCCTGGAGCGGTTCGCGCCCGCGTACGAGGCGGAGCTGAAGGCGTTCGTGGATGTGGTGCGCGGGGCGCGGGACAATCCGTGCGACGGGTGGGAGGCGCTGGCGGCGCTGCGGGTCGCCGAGGCCTGTGAGGTGTCGCGGCGCGAGCGGCGGGTGGTGCGGGTTGCCGAGATCGCCGGGGGGCGGTGA
- a CDS encoding GntR family transcriptional regulator has translation MAKPGADPTVQLELSVDRGSPVPLYFQLSQQLEAAIERGALTPGSLLGNEIELAGRLGLSRPTVRQAIQSLVDKGLLVRRRGVGTQVVHSQVKRPLELSSLYDDLEAAGQRPGTRVLGNVLVPASAEVAAALAVGEGEQVHRVDRLRLAHGEPVAHLCNHLPTGLLPLDDTRLEATGLYRLMRAAGITLHSARQTVGARAATALEGDRLGEPEGAPLLTMQRTTFDDKGRAVEFASHVYRASRYSFEFQLLVRP, from the coding sequence GTGGCCAAACCTGGAGCCGACCCCACCGTCCAGCTGGAGCTGAGCGTCGACCGTGGCAGCCCGGTCCCGCTCTACTTCCAGCTGTCGCAGCAGCTGGAGGCGGCGATCGAGCGCGGCGCGCTCACCCCCGGCAGCCTGCTCGGCAACGAGATCGAGCTGGCCGGCCGCCTCGGCCTGTCCCGGCCCACGGTCCGCCAGGCCATCCAGTCGCTGGTCGACAAGGGACTCCTGGTGCGGCGCCGCGGCGTGGGCACCCAGGTCGTGCACAGCCAGGTCAAGCGCCCACTCGAACTGAGCAGCCTCTACGACGACCTGGAAGCGGCGGGCCAGCGCCCCGGGACCCGCGTCCTCGGCAATGTCCTGGTGCCCGCCTCCGCCGAGGTGGCCGCCGCGCTCGCGGTCGGCGAGGGCGAGCAGGTCCACCGCGTCGACCGGCTGCGCCTGGCCCACGGCGAGCCGGTCGCACACCTGTGCAATCACCTGCCCACCGGCCTGCTCCCGCTGGACGACACCCGCCTGGAGGCCACGGGCCTGTACCGCCTGATGCGGGCCGCCGGAATCACCCTGCACAGCGCCCGGCAGACCGTCGGGGCCCGGGCGGCCACCGCCCTCGAGGGCGACCGGCTCGGCGAGCCGGAGGGGGCGCCGCTGCTGACCATGCAGCGCACGACGTTCGACGACAAGGGCCGCGCGGTCGAGTTCGCCTCCCACGTCTACCGCGCCTCCCGCTACTCCTTCGAGTTCCAACTCCTCGTCCGCCCTTAG
- a CDS encoding sugar ABC transporter substrate-binding protein: MLTTRTARTAAALVAVAALAAGCSGSGGKKSEDDGGGGGGGKAVGTPRLKIAMVTHSGEGDTFWDIVRSGAKAAAAKDNVTFLYSNDKEAQGQAQLVQAAIDKKVDGIVVTLAKPQAMESVLAKAKAAGIPVVSINSGSEYAKRFGALAHIGQEESVAGEAVGTKLTEEGRKKTLCVIHEQGNVSLEQRCDGVKKTFKGTVENLNVDGTNAPDSQAAVEAKLQADKDIDAVVALGAPVAALTVKAKQDAGSKAEIATFDLNAEVVRRLKAKEVSFAVDQQPYLQGYEAVDLLWLYRYNANVLGGGQPVLTGPALVTGKDVPKLEKYTARGTR; the protein is encoded by the coding sequence ATGCTCACGACGCGTACAGCCCGTACGGCCGCTGCCCTGGTCGCGGTGGCCGCCCTCGCCGCCGGGTGCAGCGGCTCCGGCGGCAAGAAGTCCGAGGACGACGGGGGCGGCGGAGGCGGCGGCAAGGCCGTCGGCACGCCCCGCCTCAAGATCGCGATGGTCACCCACTCCGGCGAGGGCGACACCTTCTGGGACATCGTGCGCAGCGGCGCCAAGGCCGCCGCCGCCAAGGACAACGTGACCTTCCTCTACTCCAACGACAAGGAGGCGCAGGGCCAGGCCCAGCTGGTCCAGGCCGCGATCGACAAGAAGGTCGACGGGATCGTCGTCACCCTCGCCAAGCCGCAGGCCATGGAGTCGGTGCTGGCCAAGGCGAAGGCGGCCGGCATCCCGGTCGTCTCGATCAACTCGGGATCCGAGTACGCGAAGAGGTTCGGCGCGCTCGCCCACATCGGCCAGGAGGAGTCGGTGGCCGGCGAGGCCGTCGGCACCAAGCTGACCGAGGAGGGCCGCAAGAAGACCCTCTGCGTCATCCACGAGCAGGGCAACGTCTCGCTGGAGCAGCGCTGCGACGGCGTGAAGAAGACCTTCAAGGGCACCGTCGAGAACCTCAACGTCGACGGCACCAACGCCCCCGACTCCCAGGCCGCCGTCGAGGCGAAGCTCCAGGCCGACAAGGACATCGACGCGGTCGTGGCGCTCGGCGCCCCCGTCGCGGCGCTCACCGTGAAGGCGAAGCAGGACGCGGGCAGCAAGGCCGAGATCGCCACCTTCGACCTGAACGCCGAGGTCGTGCGGCGACTGAAGGCCAAGGAGGTCTCCTTCGCCGTGGACCAGCAGCCCTACCTCCAGGGCTACGAGGCCGTGGACCTGCTGTGGCTGTACAGGTACAACGCGAACGTCCTCGGCGGGGGACAGCCCGTCCTCACCGGGCCCGCGCTCGTCACCGGGAAGGACGTCCCGAAACTGGAGAAGTACACCGCGCGCGGTACCCGGTGA
- a CDS encoding sugar ABC transporter substrate-binding protein, with the protein MARFRTWVSIAVAGALGLALTGCSSTGGKRAEDARKAQQAQGKAAVNTPKWTFSMITHSGDGDTFWDIVQNGAKQAAVKDNINFLYSHSDEGNQQAQLVDAAIDKKVDGIIVTLAKPDAMKAAVARAQKAGIPVITVNSGSADSKKFGALTHIGQDETIAGEAVGDELNKRGRKKALCVLHEQGNVGHEQRCAGAESTFDGKMTNLYVDGTNMPDVQSSIEAKLQADKSIDSVVTLGAPFAATAVKAKQDAGSKAEVDTFDLNEKVAQGLQDGSLGFAVDQQPYLQGYEAVDLLWLYKYNADTLGGGKPVLTGPQIVTKEQAAKLAEYAKRGTR; encoded by the coding sequence GTGGCACGGTTTCGGACCTGGGTGAGCATCGCGGTTGCGGGGGCTCTCGGCCTCGCACTGACGGGATGCAGCAGCACGGGCGGCAAGCGGGCGGAAGACGCCAGGAAGGCCCAGCAGGCTCAGGGGAAGGCCGCGGTGAACACCCCCAAGTGGACCTTCTCCATGATCACCCATTCGGGCGACGGGGACACCTTCTGGGACATCGTCCAGAACGGCGCCAAGCAGGCGGCCGTCAAGGACAACATCAACTTCCTCTACTCGCACAGTGACGAGGGCAACCAGCAGGCGCAGCTCGTGGACGCCGCCATCGACAAGAAGGTCGACGGCATCATCGTCACGCTCGCCAAGCCCGACGCCATGAAGGCGGCCGTGGCCCGCGCCCAGAAGGCCGGCATCCCGGTCATCACCGTGAACTCGGGCTCCGCCGATTCCAAGAAGTTCGGCGCCCTCACCCACATCGGGCAGGACGAGACGATCGCGGGCGAGGCCGTCGGCGACGAGCTGAACAAGCGGGGCCGCAAGAAGGCCCTGTGCGTCCTGCACGAGCAGGGCAACGTCGGCCACGAGCAGCGCTGCGCGGGCGCCGAGTCGACCTTCGACGGGAAGATGACCAACCTCTACGTCGACGGCACCAACATGCCCGACGTGCAGTCCTCCATCGAGGCCAAGCTCCAGGCCGACAAGTCCATCGACTCGGTCGTCACGCTCGGCGCCCCGTTCGCCGCCACCGCCGTCAAGGCCAAGCAGGACGCGGGCAGCAAGGCCGAGGTCGACACGTTCGACCTGAACGAGAAGGTGGCCCAGGGCCTCCAGGACGGCAGCCTCGGCTTCGCCGTCGACCAGCAGCCCTACCTCCAGGGCTACGAGGCCGTGGACCTGCTGTGGCTGTACAAGTACAACGCCGACACGCTCGGCGGCGGCAAGCCGGTCCTCACGGGCCCGCAGATCGTCACCAAGGAGCAGGCCGCGAAGCTGGCGGAGTACGCGAAGAGGGGGACGCGATGA